A genomic segment from Pyrodictium occultum encodes:
- a CDS encoding ABC transporter permease, which yields MAGIGRFIAARLLNASITLIVALVFISTIYAVYSVKEKQAAVEEQYVFMARQLQQKYKDPRELQEALKKLKESLMRQYGVTGSFYHDVINDVKRQLLAVFTFDFGTSRNRYFGTTDIGEQVKIALKNTVILFTTATIITSIIGILLGLYMARKPGGVLDRTVSILGMVSWSLPTWWVGILFLLIFSFYLGWFPTQAKEVYAALQAIPENLPLYTRLFLELKTWLYYMALPLITIVSVSVGGWAYVVRTIVLETMQQDFVIAARARGLPERRVIYGHVLRTSSPPIVANVALSLVGSFGGAIITETVFGWPGMGLLYWVALLNSEVNVLIATTALVVILFVALVYTLDFIYMLLDPRVRTHETV from the coding sequence ATGGCCGGAATCGGCCGCTTTATAGCGGCTAGACTGCTTAATGCATCAATCACTCTAATTGTCGCGCTCGTCTTCATCTCCACCATATACGCTGTCTACAGCGTTAAGGAGAAGCAGGCCGCTGTAGAGGAGCAGTACGTGTTTATGGCGCGGCAGCTCCAGCAGAAATACAAGGATCCCCGAGAGCTGCAGGAGGCTCTCAAGAAGCTCAAGGAGTCCCTGATGCGGCAGTACGGTGTAACCGGCTCCTTCTACCATGACGTGATCAATGATGTTAAGAGGCAGTTGCTGGCAGTGTTCACATTCGATTTCGGCACGTCGAGGAACCGTTACTTCGGCACCACGGATATAGGCGAGCAGGTCAAGATAGCTCTCAAGAACACGGTTATACTCTTCACAACAGCTACAATCATAACGTCGATAATAGGTATTCTCCTGGGCCTCTACATGGCCCGCAAGCCGGGCGGCGTCCTCGATAGGACCGTCTCGATCCTCGGCATGGTGTCCTGGAGTCTTCCCACCTGGTGGGTAGGCATACTCTTCCTCCTCATATTCTCCTTCTACCTGGGCTGGTTCCCGACGCAGGCTAAGGAGGTCTACGCAGCTCTCCAGGCTATACCCGAGAACCTGCCCCTCTACACCAGGCTCTTCCTGGAGCTGAAGACGTGGCTCTACTACATGGCCCTACCGCTGATAACCATTGTTAGCGTGAGTGTAGGCGGCTGGGCCTATGTTGTGCGCACCATAGTGCTCGAGACTATGCAGCAGGACTTCGTCATAGCGGCCCGCGCCAGGGGGCTGCCCGAGAGACGCGTCATCTACGGCCATGTGCTGAGGACCAGCAGCCCTCCGATAGTGGCTAATGTCGCCCTGTCCCTGGTGGGCTCGTTCGGCGGCGCCATTATAACCGAGACCGTGTTCGGCTGGCCCGGCATGGGGCTACTCTACTGGGTTGCCCTGCTCAATAGCGAGGTAAACGTGCTGATAGCCACTACAGCGCTTGTCGTGATACTGTTCGTGGCTCTCGTGTATACTCTCGACTTCATATACATGCTTCTCGACCCGCGTGTCCGCACCCATGAGACGGTTTAG
- a CDS encoding ABC transporter permease encodes MGLAERVKSVWDEYKRDKLGMLGLALLAVFIFVAVAFPLIGDEEVIKNWDNYEYFRFYPKAVPPCWASVLTGEEYTRTIITGGEPVKVLASRGFDKQLGMPYVNVTIEVPVDVTGTKPPSDVLLKAHVFYNSSSQPIYVTELGIVRPDGKRFYLVPPGSREPVSSVFSGLPSRHANLTTVLSFRTLTQNQLLVLRHVLPELQRMGLQVSFVDVPSIVLSLFDALYAKDMAAALQGNSTTALKGRYWWVVKLQGYNATIVFRPEKLAVIGSCYGLMGTDNQGHDLWQGLLYGTRWALIVGLLASGLAIILGAIYGTIAGYFGGAVDTVMMGIAYIVYSLPALPLLILLAALFRPSIWLIIFMLVAFGWPGVSIITRSMSLQIRAEPYVEAARALGASTKRILFLYVMPQILPYVFASIALGVPGAIITEASLSFLGVGDPSKITWGRILHEAEAANAALNGYWWWVVPPGLAIALMGLSFIFIGSALDRILNPRLRR; translated from the coding sequence ATGGGGCTAGCTGAGCGCGTAAAGAGCGTGTGGGACGAGTATAAGCGCGATAAACTGGGGATGCTCGGGCTAGCCCTCCTCGCAGTCTTCATATTCGTGGCTGTAGCCTTCCCGCTGATAGGCGACGAGGAGGTTATCAAGAACTGGGATAACTACGAGTACTTCCGCTTCTACCCGAAGGCTGTCCCGCCCTGCTGGGCCTCGGTGCTCACGGGCGAGGAGTACACGCGTACCATAATTACTGGTGGTGAGCCGGTCAAGGTTCTAGCCTCCAGGGGGTTTGACAAGCAGCTGGGCATGCCGTATGTAAACGTGACTATAGAGGTCCCGGTGGATGTGACGGGCACTAAGCCGCCCAGCGACGTGCTTCTGAAGGCGCATGTCTTCTATAATTCGTCGAGCCAGCCTATCTATGTGACCGAGCTCGGGATAGTGAGGCCCGATGGTAAGCGCTTCTATCTCGTGCCCCCGGGCTCCCGGGAGCCGGTAAGCAGCGTGTTCAGCGGGCTTCCCAGCCGCCACGCTAACCTAACCACCGTACTGAGCTTCAGGACGCTGACCCAGAACCAGCTCCTAGTACTCAGGCATGTGCTGCCCGAGCTGCAGCGGATGGGGCTGCAGGTCAGCTTCGTGGATGTCCCCTCGATAGTATTGTCGCTGTTCGACGCCCTCTACGCGAAGGACATGGCCGCCGCGCTGCAGGGCAACTCCACTACTGCGCTTAAGGGCCGCTACTGGTGGGTGGTGAAGCTCCAGGGCTACAACGCCACCATAGTGTTTAGGCCGGAGAAGCTCGCCGTCATAGGCTCCTGCTACGGCCTCATGGGCACCGACAACCAGGGCCATGACCTCTGGCAGGGCCTTCTCTACGGCACCCGCTGGGCCCTTATAGTCGGCCTGCTGGCGAGCGGCCTCGCGATCATACTGGGCGCCATCTACGGCACCATCGCGGGGTACTTCGGAGGCGCTGTAGACACCGTGATGATGGGGATAGCCTACATCGTCTACTCGCTCCCGGCCCTGCCCCTGCTGATCCTGCTCGCGGCGCTCTTCAGACCCAGCATATGGCTGATAATCTTCATGCTTGTCGCGTTCGGCTGGCCCGGCGTGTCGATAATCACCAGGTCTATGTCCCTGCAGATCCGGGCGGAGCCCTACGTGGAGGCGGCGAGAGCGCTGGGTGCCAGCACGAAGCGCATACTCTTCCTCTACGTTATGCCGCAGATACTGCCCTACGTCTTCGCCTCTATAGCGCTCGGGGTGCCCGGCGCGATAATAACTGAGGCTTCGCTGAGCTTCCTCGGCGTCGGCGACCCGTCCAAGATAACGTGGGGCCGCATACTCCACGAGGCTGAGGCCGCTAACGCGGCGCTGAACGGCTACTGGTGGTGGGTGGTGCCGCCGGGCCTTGCAATAGCCCTCATGGGGCTCTCGTTCATATTCATAGGCAGTGCGCTCGACCGGATACTGAACCCCAGGCTTAGGAGGTAG
- a CDS encoding ABC transporter ATP-binding protein — translation MALLEVRDLKVYYYTLRGVVKAVDGVSFDLEKGEVLGIAGESGCGKSTLAWGLLGLVPPPGRIVGGSVKLEGQELTRMSEAELRRKIRWKRISMIFQGAMNVLTPVYTVGRQIVEVLTLHGGYSEEEARQRAHELLESVGLDRSIFYRYPHELSGGQKQRVVIAMALALEPDIVIADEPTTALDVVVQAQILNLMKKLQREKGISIIIISHDLGVIAELADKVMIMYAGKAVEYGSAEDVFYRPRHPYTYLLLESFPRLHGPKRLRYIPGQPPDLRRPPPGCRFAPRCPLAEERCRREEPPLMPYEPGGPGHYVACWLAGTAVEKLREAGQ, via the coding sequence ATGGCGCTTCTCGAGGTACGGGACCTGAAGGTCTACTACTACACGCTCCGCGGTGTAGTGAAGGCAGTTGACGGCGTCTCATTCGACCTCGAGAAGGGCGAGGTGCTGGGGATAGCCGGCGAGAGCGGCTGCGGTAAGAGCACGCTCGCCTGGGGGCTCCTGGGGCTCGTCCCTCCCCCAGGCCGCATCGTCGGGGGTAGCGTGAAGCTCGAGGGCCAGGAGCTCACCAGGATGAGCGAGGCGGAGCTGCGTAGGAAGATACGCTGGAAGCGTATAAGCATGATATTCCAGGGCGCTATGAACGTGCTCACGCCCGTCTACACGGTGGGCCGCCAGATAGTGGAAGTGCTAACTCTCCACGGAGGCTACAGTGAGGAGGAGGCCAGGCAGAGGGCCCACGAGCTCCTCGAGAGCGTCGGGCTGGACCGCTCCATATTCTACCGCTACCCCCACGAGCTGAGCGGGGGCCAGAAGCAGCGCGTCGTCATAGCGATGGCCCTAGCCCTGGAGCCCGACATAGTGATAGCCGACGAGCCTACAACAGCGCTCGACGTGGTTGTGCAGGCCCAGATACTCAACCTCATGAAGAAGCTGCAGAGGGAGAAGGGCATAAGCATAATAATAATAAGCCACGACCTCGGCGTGATAGCCGAGCTTGCAGACAAGGTAATGATAATGTACGCGGGCAAGGCCGTGGAGTATGGGAGCGCGGAGGATGTGTTCTACCGGCCACGCCACCCCTACACCTACCTGCTGCTAGAGTCCTTCCCCAGGCTCCACGGCCCCAAGCGGCTCCGCTACATCCCCGGCCAGCCGCCGGACCTCCGCCGCCCGCCGCCGGGCTGCCGCTTCGCCCCCCGATGCCCCCTGGCGGAGGAGCGGTGCCGCAGGGAAGAGCCCCCGCTCATGCCCTACGAGCCGGGCGGGCCCGGCCACTACGTGGCCTGCTGGCTCGCCGGGACGGCGGTGGAGAAGCTTAGAGAGGCAGGGCAGTAG
- a CDS encoding ABC transporter ATP-binding protein, producing the protein MPEEVVRVEDLHVWFPLRRGLADILRRRPRRYVRAVDGVSLSLAEREVLCLVGESGCGKTTTGRALLGLVKATRGRILFKPSPRLAKIMEENGVSLENGYVDITKLRGRLRRAVRREIQMVQQDPYSSLNPRYTIRYTLEEPLIIHRIGDEETRLKKVREMLEAVKLVPADDFLDRYPHQLSGGQRQRVAIARAFILEPRLVVADEPVSMLDVSIRAEILELLLKLRNRYNTAILFITHDLAVARYICDRIAVMYLGRIVEIGPTDKVIEEPLHPYTRALVAAIPEPDPANRKKLRTIPIKGEVPSAVNIPAGCRFRPRCIAYDRHPGVRPRCEKEEPLS; encoded by the coding sequence GTGCCGGAGGAGGTTGTCCGGGTAGAGGACCTCCACGTCTGGTTCCCCCTGCGCCGCGGCCTCGCCGACATACTGAGGCGTAGGCCCAGGCGCTACGTGAGGGCGGTCGACGGCGTATCCCTCAGCCTCGCGGAGCGCGAGGTCCTCTGCCTGGTGGGCGAGAGCGGCTGCGGCAAGACGACCACCGGCCGGGCCCTCCTGGGCCTCGTGAAGGCCACCCGGGGCCGCATACTCTTCAAGCCCTCCCCCAGGCTGGCGAAGATAATGGAGGAGAACGGTGTCAGCCTCGAGAACGGCTACGTGGATATAACGAAGCTCAGGGGCAGGCTACGGCGGGCTGTAAGGCGCGAGATACAGATGGTCCAGCAGGACCCGTACAGCAGCCTCAACCCGAGGTATACGATACGCTACACGCTCGAGGAGCCCCTGATAATACACCGTATAGGCGACGAGGAGACGCGGCTCAAGAAGGTTAGGGAGATGCTTGAGGCGGTCAAGCTCGTGCCCGCCGACGACTTCCTGGACCGCTATCCCCACCAGCTCAGCGGCGGGCAGCGCCAGAGGGTTGCCATAGCCAGGGCCTTCATACTGGAGCCCAGGCTGGTGGTTGCGGACGAGCCCGTCTCCATGCTGGACGTGTCTATAAGGGCTGAGATACTGGAGCTGCTCCTCAAGCTCCGCAACCGGTACAACACGGCGATACTCTTCATAACGCACGACCTGGCAGTGGCCAGGTATATCTGCGACAGGATAGCAGTAATGTACCTGGGCAGGATAGTGGAGATAGGCCCGACGGACAAGGTGATCGAGGAGCCCCTCCACCCCTACACCCGGGCGCTGGTGGCAGCGATACCCGAGCCGGACCCGGCAAACAGGAAGAAGCTCCGCACCATCCCGATAAAGGGCGAGGTGCCCAGCGCCGTGAACATACCGGCGGGCTGCCGGTTCCGCCCCCGCTGCATAGCCTACGACAGGCACCCCGGGGTCCGGCCGCGCTGCGAGAAGGAGGAGCCCCTCTCATAG
- the crcB gene encoding fluoride efflux transporter CrcB has translation MLRETLLVALGGALGAVARWLFSKAIQAGHEFPVGTLAVNVLGSILLGFVLEASLLYGVFTRDQRLLIATGFAGAFTTFSTFMYESFSLVREHEGLQALAYVALSLGLGLAGIYLGAVLANMVYGRGTLATP, from the coding sequence GTGCTGCGGGAGACCCTGCTGGTGGCTCTGGGGGGAGCCCTAGGGGCTGTGGCGAGGTGGCTCTTCTCCAAGGCCATCCAGGCGGGCCACGAGTTCCCGGTGGGCACGCTGGCGGTAAACGTGCTCGGCTCCATCCTCCTGGGCTTCGTGCTCGAGGCATCGCTGCTCTACGGTGTGTTCACTAGGGACCAGCGCCTCCTAATAGCCACGGGGTTCGCGGGCGCTTTCACAACCTTCTCGACGTTCATGTATGAGAGCTTCTCCCTGGTAAGGGAGCATGAGGGGCTCCAGGCGCTGGCCTATGTAGCGCTGAGCCTCGGCCTGGGGCTCGCAGGTATATACCTAGGGGCTGTGCTAGCGAACATGGTGTATGGGCGTGGCACGCTGGCTACGCCTTAG
- a CDS encoding DUF190 domain-containing protein, whose translation MGVARWLRLRIYIGESDRYRGKPLYMYLLELFRSRGMRGATVFRALAGYGRHSVIHSPHVLRLSEDLPLVVEVVDEEERVRRVLEEVKKVVREGLVTIEPVEVVFYGSHREEG comes from the coding sequence ATGGGCGTGGCACGCTGGCTACGCCTTAGGATCTATATAGGCGAGTCCGATCGCTATAGGGGCAAGCCCCTCTACATGTACCTCCTAGAGCTCTTCCGAAGCCGCGGGATGAGGGGCGCTACAGTGTTCCGCGCGCTGGCCGGGTATGGGAGGCATAGCGTGATCCACTCGCCCCATGTGCTGAGGCTCTCTGAGGATCTTCCCCTGGTGGTGGAGGTTGTCGATGAGGAGGAGCGGGTGAGAAGGGTGCTGGAGGAGGTGAAGAAGGTTGTTAGGGAGGGCCTCGTTACGATCGAGCCTGTCGAGGTAGTGTTCTATGGCAGCCATAGAGAGGAGGGCTGA
- a CDS encoding DUF5591 domain-containing protein produces the protein MSAEALPGTTPASPIPGTVASRPRFSIRKDEAGRLVPRHHSGLDPGLVGERAYTHPAVQEWWRWLREEYRPPSPVALVTPCSNVKPYTRSPTSRKVRGLLRRLGLWGGGAPRGVTWLYFSDLLILVPYERAGDYPACCYEAPPDLVLGSQELRSMVTSLLAEAVERLVERGLREAVVFLPRKHLTLWREAREKAAKWPREYHTGYTIFSTRSLEETLRKTLSLHGQG, from the coding sequence ATGTCCGCCGAGGCCCTCCCGGGCACCACTCCGGCCTCCCCGATCCCGGGCACTGTGGCCTCGAGGCCCAGGTTCAGCATCAGGAAGGATGAGGCTGGCCGGCTCGTGCCCCGGCACCACTCCGGCCTGGACCCCGGCCTGGTGGGGGAGCGCGCCTACACTCACCCAGCGGTGCAGGAGTGGTGGCGCTGGCTTCGGGAGGAGTACCGGCCCCCCAGCCCGGTGGCCCTGGTCACGCCCTGCAGCAACGTGAAGCCCTACACCAGGAGCCCCACCTCCAGGAAGGTGAGGGGGCTCCTCCGCCGCCTCGGCCTATGGGGCGGCGGGGCCCCCAGGGGCGTCACCTGGCTCTACTTCTCAGACCTCCTCATCCTGGTGCCCTACGAGAGGGCCGGGGATTACCCAGCCTGCTGCTACGAGGCACCCCCAGACCTGGTGCTCGGGAGCCAGGAGCTGAGGAGCATGGTGACAAGCCTGCTCGCAGAGGCCGTGGAGAGGCTGGTGGAGAGGGGGCTCAGGGAGGCAGTAGTATTCCTTCCCAGGAAGCACCTCACACTCTGGAGGGAGGCACGGGAGAAAGCCGCCAAGTGGCCCAGAGAGTACCACACAGGCTACACCATCTTCTCAACCCGCAGCCTCGAGGAAACACTGAGGAAAACACTGAGCCTCCACGGGCAGGGCTAA
- a CDS encoding D-2-hydroxyacid dehydrogenase, with amino-acid sequence MRGGGAVGFGLELAYIEKLRPCLQGARVLVTDPVDDLLLEALRAVGAQVDYRPGISRGELLALVPRYEALVVRSRTRVDREVLERAGNLLVVARAGVGLDNVDLEAARERKVRVVNAPGAATQSVAELTIALMIAAARRLRESMELASRGVWKKVVGVELYGKTLAVVGFGRIGRRVAEIARAIGMDIIAYDVVDIRGHAEKLGARVAEDLHSALAEADVVTLHVPLTPDTYHLMSWEEFKAMKRGSILVNTSRGAVVDSEALLWALNEGVVATAALDVLEHEPPATEAEKRLAQHPRVILTTHIGASTVEAQRRVAIETVRRLLEALAEARGCSR; translated from the coding sequence GTGAGGGGAGGTGGTGCAGTTGGATTCGGCCTTGAGCTAGCCTACATCGAGAAGCTCCGCCCCTGCCTCCAGGGCGCCCGCGTCCTGGTAACCGACCCGGTAGACGACCTCCTCCTGGAGGCACTCCGGGCGGTAGGGGCCCAGGTGGACTACAGGCCCGGGATAAGCCGCGGGGAGCTGCTCGCCCTCGTGCCCAGGTACGAGGCCCTCGTCGTGAGAAGCCGGACCCGGGTGGACCGGGAGGTACTCGAGCGTGCCGGGAACCTGCTCGTGGTCGCTAGGGCCGGCGTGGGTCTCGACAACGTGGACCTAGAGGCTGCCAGGGAGCGGAAGGTGCGTGTAGTAAACGCGCCAGGCGCAGCCACCCAGAGCGTCGCCGAGCTCACCATAGCCCTCATGATAGCTGCTGCCCGCCGCCTCCGCGAGTCAATGGAGCTGGCCAGCAGAGGAGTCTGGAAGAAGGTTGTCGGTGTCGAGCTCTACGGCAAGACACTGGCCGTAGTAGGGTTCGGGAGGATAGGCAGGAGGGTGGCCGAGATAGCGAGGGCCATAGGCATGGACATAATAGCGTACGATGTAGTCGATATAAGGGGCCACGCGGAGAAACTGGGCGCCCGAGTCGCCGAGGACCTGCACAGCGCCCTAGCCGAGGCGGACGTGGTTACCCTCCACGTGCCGCTGACCCCCGACACCTACCACCTCATGAGCTGGGAGGAGTTCAAGGCGATGAAGCGGGGCTCCATACTGGTAAACACCAGCAGGGGGGCCGTGGTGGATAGCGAGGCCCTGCTATGGGCCCTCAACGAGGGGGTAGTGGCCACGGCGGCGCTTGATGTACTGGAGCACGAGCCCCCGGCGACGGAGGCGGAGAAGAGGCTGGCCCAGCACCCGAGGGTCATACTCACAACCCATATAGGCGCTTCAACCGTCGAGGCCCAGCGCCGCGTCGCGATAGAGACTGTGAGGAGGCTCCTAGAAGCGCTGGCCGAGGCCAGGGGGTGCAGTAGGTGA
- a CDS encoding pyridoxal-phosphate-dependent aminotransferase family protein, with amino-acid sequence MTGELLFTPGPVMMHERVLRAMAGQVISHRSEEFRRLLDEVRELLARVYGGGEPLVLTGSGTLAVESMAWSLVEPGERVLVVSHGEFGERLVDTLRRRGALVETVEAERPGVHVPAEKVIEKLDEAGYAAVAMVYTETSLGLSYRDAERVAKAAKDRGALVLVDAVSALAGERVPALGIVDAVASAAQKAVAGPPGVSFIAVSGNALEKMRRLRVRPPNYLDLWKVYSFHSERRETPYTPAVNLLYGLREALTLIVERGVDAWIEAHRERAEILYSKLPGYGLEPVVEPGYRANTVAAFYTPVPSGTLASELARRGIRVARGMGQLRDRVVRIATMGWLPHGAFEKLFEALSEALAQPSS; translated from the coding sequence GTGACCGGGGAGCTGCTCTTCACGCCGGGCCCAGTTATGATGCACGAGCGCGTCCTCCGCGCCATGGCGGGGCAGGTGATCAGCCACCGGTCCGAGGAGTTCCGCCGCCTGCTCGACGAGGTCCGGGAGCTGCTCGCCAGGGTGTACGGGGGCGGCGAGCCTCTAGTGCTCACGGGCAGCGGCACACTAGCGGTAGAGTCTATGGCATGGAGCCTGGTGGAGCCCGGCGAGAGGGTTCTCGTGGTCAGCCACGGGGAGTTCGGCGAGAGGCTGGTCGACACCCTGCGCCGCAGGGGGGCTCTGGTCGAGACTGTGGAGGCCGAGAGGCCGGGCGTCCACGTGCCGGCCGAGAAGGTGATCGAGAAGCTGGATGAGGCCGGGTACGCCGCAGTGGCAATGGTGTATACCGAGACCAGCCTCGGGCTCAGCTACCGGGACGCGGAGCGCGTAGCCAAGGCTGCCAAGGACCGCGGCGCCCTAGTGCTCGTCGACGCCGTCTCAGCCCTCGCCGGGGAGAGGGTGCCGGCCCTCGGCATCGTCGACGCGGTGGCCTCGGCGGCCCAGAAGGCTGTGGCGGGGCCCCCCGGCGTCTCATTCATAGCCGTATCCGGCAACGCCCTGGAGAAGATGAGGAGGCTCCGCGTGAGGCCGCCTAACTACCTGGACCTCTGGAAGGTGTATAGCTTCCACAGCGAGAGGAGGGAGACCCCCTACACGCCCGCAGTCAACCTCCTCTACGGGCTCCGGGAGGCCTTGACGCTCATAGTGGAGAGGGGCGTCGACGCCTGGATAGAGGCCCACCGGGAGAGGGCTGAGATCCTCTACAGCAAGCTTCCAGGCTACGGCCTGGAGCCCGTGGTGGAGCCGGGCTACCGGGCCAACACGGTGGCGGCGTTCTACACCCCGGTGCCGAGCGGCACGCTGGCCTCGGAGCTGGCCCGCCGCGGGATACGCGTGGCCCGCGGCATGGGCCAGCTCCGCGACAGGGTGGTTAGAATAGCCACTATGGGCTGGCTCCCCCACGGCGCGTTCGAGAAGCTTTTCGAGGCCCTCTCCGAGGCCCTGGCTCAGCCCTCCTCCTAG
- a CDS encoding radical SAM protein, with protein sequence MAWWWKWSRPSILVEGAERYERVEIPVYRSSGGPVFKTLLSSGCRMDCRYCPFAHGVPVAREAWSPGKLVRVFLEAYRRGWVRGLFLSSGLYADPERVSEDLVSVAWELRRRGYRGYLHLRLMPGTPLWLVREALRVADRVGLNLEAPGPSRLAEIAPSKGSWSLDLLSRLLYAAHAAGDPRRVDTQLVVGASGESDWEILQLAENLSREGVGVMHFSPYTPVPGTPLARVRRATPAWRSRQLYEAWTLISRYGFTLRDIEPLLDDDGNLPPSTRPLKERLAEAHPEWFPVDPWTAPLRELLRVPGIGPARARRLLDAREKGVLDAATLRRILGPGWRRAQRYLDLSGPRGLAALARR encoded by the coding sequence GTGGCCTGGTGGTGGAAGTGGAGCAGGCCCAGCATACTGGTCGAGGGTGCTGAGCGCTACGAGCGGGTGGAGATCCCCGTCTACCGGAGCAGCGGCGGCCCGGTGTTCAAGACGCTGCTGAGCAGCGGCTGCAGGATGGACTGCCGCTACTGCCCCTTCGCCCACGGCGTCCCCGTGGCCAGGGAGGCGTGGAGCCCCGGTAAGCTGGTCCGCGTCTTCCTGGAGGCGTACCGCAGGGGCTGGGTCCGCGGGCTCTTCCTCAGCAGCGGGCTCTACGCCGACCCGGAGAGAGTTAGCGAGGACCTCGTCTCGGTCGCCTGGGAGCTGAGGAGGAGGGGCTACAGGGGCTACCTCCACCTCCGCCTCATGCCCGGTACTCCGCTGTGGCTGGTCCGGGAGGCGCTCCGGGTGGCGGACCGTGTGGGGCTCAACTTGGAGGCGCCGGGGCCCAGCAGGCTGGCGGAGATAGCGCCGAGCAAGGGAAGCTGGAGCCTCGACCTCCTCAGCCGCCTCCTCTACGCGGCCCATGCAGCCGGGGACCCGCGTAGGGTTGATACCCAGCTCGTTGTCGGGGCGTCGGGGGAGAGCGACTGGGAAATACTGCAGCTTGCGGAGAACCTTTCCAGGGAGGGTGTCGGGGTTATGCACTTCAGCCCCTACACCCCGGTGCCCGGGACCCCACTCGCCAGGGTGAGGAGGGCGACCCCCGCCTGGAGGAGCAGGCAGCTCTACGAGGCCTGGACCCTCATCAGCCGCTACGGCTTCACCCTGCGGGACATCGAGCCCCTGCTCGACGATGATGGCAACCTGCCGCCCTCCACCAGGCCGCTCAAGGAGAGGCTGGCCGAGGCGCACCCCGAGTGGTTCCCCGTGGACCCCTGGACCGCCCCGCTGCGGGAGCTGCTCCGGGTACCCGGCATCGGCCCCGCCAGGGCGAGGAGGCTGCTCGACGCCAGGGAGAAGGGCGTGCTGGACGCGGCGACGCTACGCCGCATCCTAGGGCCAGGCTGGCGCCGGGCGCAGCGCTACCTCGACCTATCGGGCCCCCGCGGCCTAGCGGCGCTCGCCCGCCGCTAG
- a CDS encoding phosphatase PAP2 family protein encodes MAGYGGRAGVLQAGGGGRGRVLLSRVLTGAIPFIVVYIGYESARDIALRLHGAAAFIPTASIDAERRLFGETLAAFFAAHRSLALDVAANLVYALHPLYFLVFSFYMLFRRPRLFRGLLLSFLAASSVATLVFALYPTAPPWVALPGVNRPPNSLLKLQEAILGMGTPVDPNPFAAMPSMHVCVATLFAYYLWRLTGRRLPGAAWVLVMALATFYTANHYLLDAVAGILLGLASGHLGWLLQADRHAEGAPG; translated from the coding sequence TTGGCCGGCTATGGTGGCAGGGCTGGTGTCCTCCAGGCCGGGGGCGGCGGAAGGGGGAGGGTGCTGCTGTCGCGCGTGCTCACGGGCGCCATCCCCTTCATAGTGGTCTACATCGGCTACGAGTCGGCCCGCGACATAGCGCTGCGGCTGCACGGGGCGGCGGCCTTCATCCCGACGGCGAGCATAGATGCCGAGAGGAGGCTCTTCGGCGAAACCCTCGCAGCCTTCTTCGCAGCCCATCGGAGCCTGGCACTTGACGTGGCTGCTAACCTTGTCTACGCGCTCCATCCCCTCTACTTCCTGGTCTTTTCCTTCTACATGCTCTTCCGCCGTCCCCGCCTCTTCCGCGGGCTCCTCCTCTCCTTCCTGGCCGCCAGCTCGGTGGCGACGCTGGTGTTCGCCCTCTACCCCACGGCCCCGCCCTGGGTGGCGCTGCCGGGCGTCAATAGGCCGCCCAATTCTCTGCTTAAGCTGCAGGAGGCTATACTCGGGATGGGGACGCCCGTAGACCCGAACCCCTTCGCGGCCATGCCTAGCATGCACGTCTGTGTGGCAACCCTGTTCGCCTACTACCTCTGGAGGCTCACCGGCCGCCGCCTCCCCGGTGCGGCCTGGGTGCTGGTCATGGCGCTAGCCACGTTCTACACGGCCAACCACTACCTGCTCGACGCGGTAGCGGGCATCCTCCTGGGGCTAGCGTCGGGGCACCTGGGCTGGCTCCTGCAGGCGGATAGGCACGCAGAAGGAGCCCCCGGCTAG